Below is a genomic region from Sutterella megalosphaeroides.
GAAGACGGGCGAACGCACGGGGTCGTTCAGGATCCAGTACTCGTACGTCCGGGAGCGCGCCGTGAAGCGGGCGTGAAAGTCGTCCGGCACCGGGCGCGCCCAGCGCACCGCCACGCTGCGCGGCAGGTACGTGTTGAGGGCGCGCACCCAGCTTTGCATCGGGCGGTCGATCTCGGTCGAGAGACTCACGACCTGATGCGTCGCATGCACGCCCGCGTCCGTGCGTCCCGCACAGATCGTGGGCGTTTCCACGCGCAGGAATTCGAAAATCGCCCGCTCGAGCGCTTCCTGCACCGAGGGTCGATCGGGCTGAACCTGCCAGCCGTTGAAAGCACTGCCGTCGTACTCGACTCCGAGAGCCAGCGTCGTCACTCGAATTCCTCCCTTCAGGCCTTGCCGATGCGTTCTTCGAGGAATTCGGCGCGCGCCTTCTGTTCGGGCGTGCCGTGCTTTTTGACTTCGACGAGGAGTTCGCGCGCTTCCTGAAGGGCGCCCAAACCGACGAAGCTGTTCGCAAGCTTCAGTTTCGCTTCGATCGACTTGCCGAGCGCTTCTTCCTTCGCGTTGGGCGCGGGCGCCTTGGGAGCGGCGGGCACCGAACTCTTGGGCTCCGCGGAGCGGCGGGAGCGCCGGGTCGACGTGCGGCTCTTCGCGGGCGCGGCGGCGGGCGCCGGAATATCTTCGACGCTTTGCGCCGCGGCCTTCGCGATCGCTTCGATGCGCGCTTCGGATTCGGGCGGCAGAGCTCCGCCCGTAAGCGAGGGCGGAACGGCCGAAGCGGGACGCAGGACGGGCTTTTGCAGGATGTCGCGCTCCGTTTCGACTTCGACGACGAGGGTCGACCCTTCGGCGTCGGCCGCCTTTTCGTCCTTCGCGCTTGCTTCGGGCTTTTCAGCCTTTTCGGCTTCAACCGTCTTTTCGCTTCCGACGGGCTCCGGCATCAGGGGCGGAATGTAGTCGTTCGTCGGCAGTTCTTCTTCCGTCACGACCACGGTCGGGCGGGCGTCCGCGTGCGGGAGCGTGAGATCGATCTTCGACACGGCCTCTTCGATCGCCGCTTCGCTCACGGTCGCGCGCATCGCTTCTTCGTCAACGGGGGGAAGCTCGTCGCTCTTCGGATCGAGCCAGGGCTGCTCGGCCGTACGCGCTTCGATCTTCTTGCGATCCTCTTCCATCTGCGCTTCGGTGAAGGCGATCGACCCCGCGCCCATGGCGCCCGCGGTCGTGCCGTTTTTCACGGCTTCGCCGACCGTGGCCTCCACGGCCTTGAGCTGCGCGGCGCTCGTCGGGGCGACCTTCTTTTGAAGTTGAACGGTCTGCGGACCCTTCGAGCCGCAGCCCTCGGACGAGCACGAGCCGCCCGCAGCGCTCGCGCCGTCGGAATCCTTGCCGTTCTTGCGACCGCGCAAGAGGAAAAGGAGCACGAGCACGATCGCCGCAAGGAGGTACCAGGCGGGATGCACGGCGGAAAGGGTCGAGAGGAAGTCCTGCTTGTCGGCGGCTTCTTCGGTGTTCGTCGCACTCGCCTTCGAGGCGTCTTCGGGAGCGTCCTTCGTCGTGTCCTTCGACGTATCCGACGAAGCGGCATCGGGTGCAGCCGCCGTCGAAGTCGACGCAGCCTGCTCGGTCGGCGCGGCGGTTTCGGTCGAAGATTGAGTCGACGGTTCCGCAGAGGTTGCGGCGGCGGAATCGACGGGGGCCGAGGTTTCCGGAGCCGTCGACGCGTTTGCGCTCGTCCCTTCGGTCGGGGTGACCGGGGCCGTGGACGACGTCGTGCCCGA
It encodes:
- a CDS encoding FimV/HubP-related protein → MHSKKTTVPTCRAALAAALAAFLASAAGAVSLGDLKVESAPGEPFDAVLEIHDVDFSVSPLLVRIAPAATYEREGIEPPEAAGSLRLTRDANPGGVRVRVAGDAVPEGRFPLLIELNAGGAVTLRRYEIVSGPEGLWVEPVAESTHLGGALVPLATPDATVSNASNGLSASSAASASSEAPAAASSSTASSSEPKADNAVKAEKTEKTAAPKPRKKGRYGPRVVREYVALNGFDAHGTFPIRQDMTFWSIAKLYWPRYEGATMEQLAVGFLEANPKAFTQGDLNLLVVGETLVPPSEDAVFAIDPEEAFRRMRGPTEAIPLSTRNLAEAQMVSRECAAAVGAAQNAKRDAGGSALEIAEAGRQVFEEYKAKLALQRELQGDVNAGRPAVLHGGTLSKSLTEGAPSEETFPVKTTGEGGSGTTSSTAPVTPTEGTSANASTAPETSAPVDSAAATSAEPSTQSSTETAAPTEQAASTSTAAAPDAASSDTSKDTTKDAPEDASKASATNTEEAADKQDFLSTLSAVHPAWYLLAAIVLVLLFLLRGRKNGKDSDGASAAGGSCSSEGCGSKGPQTVQLQKKVAPTSAAQLKAVEATVGEAVKNGTTAGAMGAGSIAFTEAQMEEDRKKIEARTAEQPWLDPKSDELPPVDEEAMRATVSEAAIEEAVSKIDLTLPHADARPTVVVTEEELPTNDYIPPLMPEPVGSEKTVEAEKAEKPEASAKDEKAADAEGSTLVVEVETERDILQKPVLRPASAVPPSLTGGALPPESEARIEAIAKAAAQSVEDIPAPAAAPAKSRTSTRRSRRSAEPKSSVPAAPKAPAPNAKEEALGKSIEAKLKLANSFVGLGALQEARELLVEVKKHGTPEQKARAEFLEERIGKA